The Paenibacillus macerans genome includes a window with the following:
- the tenA gene encoding thiaminase II, whose protein sequence is MSFTQTLRQRADEVFEAIFEHPFVRGIADGNLQKEQLIHYVKQDYEYLNAYMRIYGIAISKCESRGDIALFNEQISFILNSEIHPHQNFCAVAGVRFEDLQGFPLAPSAHHYIRHMLTVAHEGSLGEILAVLLPCPWTYLEIGRKLLAEVRPAPEHPFHDWIQFYGGRLTDVTQRFRDVLDQWAETAAEAERRRMEEHFMQSCQLEYLFWDMAYKLEEWPVQTGRRSDDPLSRAN, encoded by the coding sequence ATGAGTTTTACGCAAACGCTGCGCCAGCGGGCGGACGAGGTTTTTGAAGCGATTTTTGAGCATCCTTTTGTGCGGGGAATCGCCGACGGCAATCTGCAGAAAGAGCAATTGATTCATTACGTCAAACAGGATTACGAGTATTTGAACGCGTACATGCGGATCTACGGGATCGCCATATCGAAGTGCGAAAGCCGCGGCGATATCGCCCTGTTCAACGAGCAGATCTCTTTTATTTTGAACAGTGAAATCCATCCGCACCAAAATTTTTGCGCTGTCGCAGGGGTCCGTTTTGAAGATCTGCAGGGTTTCCCCTTGGCGCCGTCTGCGCATCATTACATCCGCCACATGCTGACGGTAGCGCATGAAGGCAGTTTGGGCGAAATCTTGGCCGTGTTGCTGCCCTGCCCCTGGACGTATCTGGAAATCGGCCGCAAGCTGCTGGCGGAAGTGAGGCCGGCGCCGGAACATCCTTTTCACGATTGGATCCAGTTTTACGGCGGCCGGTTGACGGACGTGACGCAGCGGTTCCGGGACGTTCTCGACCAATGGGCGGAAACCGCGGCGGAAGCGGAACGGCGGAGGATGGAGGAGCATTTCATGCAAAGCTGCCAACTGGAGTACCTGTTCTGGGACATGGCCTACAAGTTGGAGGAATGGCCGGTGCAAACGGGCCGGCGGAGCGATGACCCGTTGTCGCGGGCGAATTAA